A single region of the Alteriqipengyuania flavescens genome encodes:
- a CDS encoding SRPBCC family protein, whose translation MKLLSILGSALALTVLAAPAQAEVVQSSELGFVTSDSTIVKAAPDEVWDDLVEPSEWWNPDHSYSLDAENFYLDAYEAGCFCESLPDDGFAEHMRVIHAAPGKLLRMSGAIGPLQSEAITGTLSIALTPVDGGTKIEWTYVVIGYGRFPMEAIATAVDAVQSEQLMRLARLVDNATPQVPVQPIH comes from the coding sequence ATGAAATTACTATCGATACTGGGAAGTGCGCTTGCGCTCACGGTTCTGGCCGCGCCCGCGCAGGCCGAAGTCGTGCAATCGTCCGAGCTCGGTTTCGTCACGTCCGACAGCACCATCGTGAAAGCCGCGCCGGACGAAGTTTGGGACGATCTCGTGGAGCCGTCCGAATGGTGGAACCCCGACCACAGCTATTCGCTCGATGCGGAGAATTTCTACCTCGATGCCTACGAGGCTGGCTGCTTCTGCGAGAGCTTGCCGGACGACGGTTTTGCCGAGCACATGCGGGTCATCCACGCCGCGCCCGGCAAGCTGCTGCGGATGTCGGGCGCGATCGGCCCGCTGCAATCCGAAGCGATCACGGGCACGCTCTCGATCGCGCTGACGCCGGTAGACGGCGGCACGAAGATCGAGTGGACCTATGTGGTCATCGGATACGGGCGCTTCCCGATGGAGGCCATCGCAACGGCGGTGGATGCCGTGCAGAGCGAGCAGCTGATGCGCTTAGCACGGCTTGTGGATAATGCGACGCCCCAGGTTCCGGTACAGCCGATACACTGA
- the rpsM gene encoding 30S ribosomal protein S13 has product MARIAGVNIPTNKRVIIALTYIHGIGRTQAVKIADKLGIDHTVRVQDLTDAEVVQIRETIDSDYTVEGDLRRQTAMNIKRLMDLRSYRGLRHRNGLPVRGQRTHTNARTRKGKAKPIAGKKK; this is encoded by the coding sequence GTGGCTCGTATTGCCGGGGTCAATATCCCCACCAACAAGCGCGTGATTATCGCGCTCACCTACATCCACGGTATCGGCCGCACCCAGGCCGTGAAGATCGCCGACAAGCTCGGCATCGATCACACCGTGCGTGTCCAGGACCTGACCGACGCCGAAGTCGTCCAGATCCGTGAAACGATCGACAGCGACTACACCGTCGAAGGCGACCTTCGCCGCCAGACCGCGATGAACATCAAGCGCCTGATGGACCTGCGGTCCTACCGCGGCCTTCGCCATCGTAACGGCCTGCCGGTCCGCGGCCAGCGCACGCACACCAATGCGCGCACCCGCAAGGGCAAGGCCAAGCCGATCGCCGGCAAGAAGAAATAG
- the rpsK gene encoding 30S ribosomal protein S11 — translation MAREPSRIRRRERKNISSGVAHINASFNNTMITITDAQGNAISWSSAGMMGFKGSRKSTPYAAQVAADDAGKKAAEHGVRTLEVEVKGPGSGRESALRGLAAVGFTITSIRDVTPIPHNGVRPSKRRRV, via the coding sequence ATGGCACGCGAACCCAGCCGCATCCGGCGCCGCGAGCGGAAAAACATCTCCAGCGGCGTTGCGCACATCAACGCCAGCTTCAACAACACCATGATCACCATCACCGACGCACAGGGCAACGCGATCAGCTGGTCCAGCGCCGGCATGATGGGCTTCAAGGGCAGCCGCAAGTCCACCCCGTACGCCGCGCAGGTCGCTGCGGACGATGCGGGCAAGAAGGCCGCCGAACATGGTGTCCGCACCCTGGAAGTCGAAGTGAAGGGCCCGGGTTCGGGCCGCGAGAGCGCACTGCGTGGTCTTGCCGCTGTCGGCTTCACGATCACTTCGATCCGCGACGTCACGCCGATCCCGCACAACGGGGTCCGGCCGTCCAAGCGTCGCCGCGTCTGA